A segment of the Streptomyces sp. Tu 2975 genome:
CCGGCGGAGCGGTTGCAGTTCAACCACCGCGCCTTCGGCGACCGGTACGTGACCGACGGCCTCTACGGACTGATCAAGCTCCGGATCTTCGCGGAGGAGTACGAGGCGGCCGTCTACGAGCTGGCGAAACGGATCGTCAGCGTCGCCGACACCATACGGCTCGCTCCCGGCAGCCCCGTCGAGTTCCGCCAGGCGCCCAGCGCGTTCGGCAGACCCAGCCTCGGCCCGCGGCCCATGCACGTCACCGTCGCGGCCCCCACCAGCCACGACCTGCCCCCCGGACGGTCGGCCGACTACTACGGCAAGCAGTCACAGGACTGGAACCCTTACCACCCGGACTCCGCCCGCCCGTTGGCGTACGTCGCGCAGGACCTGGTGCGCTCCCTCAACTACCAGCCGACCGTCTCCTCCTTCGACCACGAGCCGCTGCCCGCGGCAGGCCAGCCGCCGACCCGTCCCGAGATCCTGCTCATCGACCGCTGGGCCCTCGAGAACGACGAACGGTGCCGCAAACTCGCCGCCTTCGACGCCCATCCGCACCCCTGGGTGAGCGTCGTCGTCCCCTGGAACCGCGACGACCCGGACAGCCGCGACGCGGAGGCCGAACTGATCGAGAAACTGGAGCGCACCATGCCGCACCAGATGAGCCACGGCCGCGCGGCCTGCCAGGCGGCGGCCAAGGGCGTCTACAGCATGGAGGCCTTCGGGCACCTGCTGCCCCAGGTCGCGGAGGCGGCCGCCCAGGAGTACCTGCGCCACGCCGAGGCGTTCCCGCCGGCCCCGCCGGGCGGCGGCAGCCACAGCGAACGGCCACGGCTGCGCGGCCCGATGGCCGATTACAGCACCACCCACTACGTCCCGAACATGCGTGACATCGCCCCTGATGCGGAGGACACGGATGACAGCCAGTCGTGACGGGCGCATCGTCACCTTCTACTCGTACAAGGGAGGCACAGGACGCACGATGGCCATGGCCAACGTGGCCTGGATCCTCGCCGCGAACGGTAAGCGGGTGCTGGCCGTCGACTGGGACCTGGAAGCACCCGGCCTGCACCGCTTCTTCCACCCGTTCCTGGACCCCTCCACGCTCGGCGCCACCACCGGTGTCATCGACCTGATCACCGAGTACGCCTGGGCCGCGACCAATCCCGAGCCGCGCCGCGTGGACTGGCACCTGGACTACGCACGCATACAGCCGCACGCCGTCTCCCTCACCCCTGAGAGCCTCGGCTGGGAGTTCCCCGAGGGCGGCACGCTCGACTTCGTCTCGGCTGGCAAGCAGAACCGCGAGTACTCCGCAACCGTGTCCACCTTCGACTGGGACAATTTCTACGACCGGCTCGGCGGCGGGCACTTCTTCGACGCGCTGCGCGACGACATGAAGGCCAACTACGACTACGTCCTCATCGACAGCCGCACCGGCCTCAGCGACATCGCCGACATCTGCACGGTCCACCTGCCCGACGTCCTCGTCGACTGCTTCACCCTCAGCGACCAGTCCATCGACGGCGCCGCCGCGGTCGCCCGGCAGATCGACGAGAGGTACGGCGGCCGGGGCATCCGGATCTTCCCCGTTCCCATGCGCATCGACGAGGGGGAGAAGGAGAAGGCGGACGCCGGACGGGCCCTCGCGCGCCTCAAGTTCGACCGCTTCCCCACCGGCATGACCGGCGAGGAGGCCACCGCCTACTGGGGCGCGGTGGAGATCCCCTACCGGCCCTACTACGCCTACGAGGAGACGCTCGCGACCTTCGGCGACGAGGCCGGGCTCACCAGCTCGCTGCTCTCCGCCTTCGAACGCCTCACCGCCGTCGTCACCGACCAGCAGGTCACCGCCATGCCGCCGGTCAACGAGGACGTCCGGCTGCGCATCAGGGACGCCTTCACCCGCCGGCGTCCCGCGCTGCCCGCCGACCTGTTCCTCAGCTACGTCGCCGAGAACCGCATGTGGGCCGACTGGGTCGAGTACGTGCTCAGCAGAGCCGGCTTCCGGGTCGTGCCGCGCGACGTGTCCGCGGAACACGATCCCGTGGAGGTCGACGCGGCCGCCGCGGAGAACGCCGCCCGTACGGTCGTGCTGCTGTCCAGCGCCTACCTCAAGTCGGCCCGGGCCGTGGAGGTCTTCCAGCGCGCGGCGGCGGAGGACCCCAGCGGCGGCCGGCGCCACCTGCTCCCGATACGCGTCGGCGACGTCCGCCTCACCACCCCCTACATCGACCGCAACCCCGTCGACCTGTTCCGGCTCGACGAGGTGCACGCCACCGGCGCCCTCCTGCGCGCGCTCGACCGTCCGGTGCAGCTTCCCGAGCCGTCGTCGCCCGGACCGCGGTTCCCCGGAACGGTGCCGAAGATCTGGAACGCGCCGCCCCGCAACCCCGGATTCACCGGCCGCTCCGTCGTACTGGAACGGATGCGCGACCAGCTCGGCGGCGGCATGGCCGTGGCCGCGGTCCTGCCGCAGCCCCAGACGCTCTACGGCCTCGGCGGCGTCGGCAAGACCCAGGTGGCCCTCGAGTACGTCCACCGCTTCATGGCCGACTACGACCTGGTCTGGTGGATCTCCTCCGAGCAGCCCGACGACGTCGTCGCCGGACTCGCCGAACTCGCCGTCCGGCTCGGCGCGCAGGGCGGCGAGGACATGGCCGCCGCCTCGCAGGAGGCCATCGACCTGCTGCGGCGCGGGGTGCCGTCGTCACGGTGGCTGCTGGTCTTCGACAACGCCGACGACCCCGAGCAGCTCAAGCGCTTCTTCCCCGCCGGCGGCCCCGGCCACGTCCTGGTCACCTCCAGGAACCAGACCTGGTCGCAGTACGGCGACGCACTGCCCGTCGACGTCTTCCTGCGCGAGGAGTCCATCGAGCACATACAGCGGCGCGCCCGGGGACTGAGCGCCGAGGACGCCGACCAGGTCGCCACGGCCGTGGGCGACCTGCCCCTCGCCGTCGAGCAGGCGGCGGCCTGGATAGCGGAGACGGCCACACCGGTCTCCTCCTACCTGGAACAACTGCGCGAGCAGGCCGCCAGCGTGCTGGCGCTCAACCAGCCCGCCGGATACCCGGAGCCGGTCGCCGCGACCTGGAACGTGTCCATCGAGCGGCTGAAGGAGCGCTCTCCGGCGGCCGTCCGGCTGCTCCAGCTGTGCGCCTTCTTCGCACCGGAGCCGATCTCCGCGAACCTGCTCTACAGCAAGGAGATGATCGACGCGCTCAAGCCGTACGACGCCTCCCTCCAGGAGAAGCTGGTGCTGGGGCGGGTCATCCGGGAGATCGGCCGGTTCGCCCTCGCCAAGGTCGACCAGGTCTCCAACTCGATCCAGGTGCACCGCCTGGTGCAGGCCGTCATCAGGGCGCAGCTGAGCGAGGAGGAGCAGATGGACGCGCGCCACGCCGTCCACCGCATCCTCGCCGGCGCCAGGCCCGACGACGACGAGCCGATCGACAACCCCGAGACCTGGCCGCGGTTCAACACCATCTGGCCGCACCTCGGCCCGTCGGAGGCCAGGTACTGCAAGGAGCCGGAGACCCGCCGGCTGTTGATCGACCGGGTGCGTTACCTCTGGAAGCGCGGCGACTGGAAGACCGCCTACACCCTTGCCGGCGATCTGCGCGAGGCGTGGAAGGACATGCTCGGCAACGACGACCTCCAGTACCTGTACCTGCGCTTCCACCTCTCCAACATCCTGCGCTCGCAGGGCCGTTACGTGGAGGCGAAGGAACTCGACGAGGTGACCCTGGAGCGGCAGCGCGCGGTGCTCGGCGCCTCCCATCCGCACACGTACATGACCACCAGCGGTCTGGCGATGGACCTCGGCACGCTCGGCGAGTACGGCAGGGCGATGGAGCTGGCGACCGAGGCCCACGAAGGGTTCAGCCAGATCTTCCACGAGTCCCATCCACGTACACTCGCCGCCGCCAACAACCTGGCGCTGAACCTGCGGATGGTCGGGCAGTACGCGCGGGCCCGCGAGATCGACCAGGAGGTCTTCGACCGGCGCACGGAGGTGCTCGGCCCGGAACACCCGTACACGCTCTCCTCGGCGATGAACCTCGCCCGCGACCTCAGGGAGGTCGGGCGGTACGAGGACTCCGTGTCCGTGCTCAGCCGCACCTACGAGGTGTACAAGGAGCAGCTCGGCCGGGCGTTCCCCGGCACGCTGGCCGCGGGCAAGAGCCTCGCGGTGTCGCTGCGCAGGGCCGGCCGGCTGGAGGACGCGCGGCGGCTGACGACCGCGACCCGCAACCGCTATCGCGCCAAGTACACCTCCGCCAACCCCGACTCGCTGGCCTGCGACCTGAACCTGGCGGCGGACCTGTTCGCCGCCGGCGAGCCCGTCGCCGCACGGGACCTGGCCCAGGAGGTCGTCGACCAGTACCGGCAGGTCCCCGGCGAGCGGCACCCGTACACCCTGGCGGCGATCAACAACCTCGGGATCTACGAGTGGGGCTGCGGAACACCGGAGACCGCTGAGCGGCTGCTGCAGGACGTGGTCGCGGCCATGCGCGAGGTGCTGGGTGAGGACCATCCGCACGCCCTCTACAGCACGATCAACCTCGCCAACGCCCTTGCGGACCTGGGCCTCTGCGACGAGGCACTGGCGATCGAGCGGCGGACCGTGGACCGGCTGCGCGAGGTGCTGGGAGCCCGCCACCCCGAGGTGCTCGGCATCGCCTCCAACATGTCCGTCACGCTCGGACTGCTGGGACGCAAGGACGAGGCGGCCCAGCTGCGCGTGGAGACGGTCGAGGAGCTGCAGCGGCTGCTGGGCGACGAGCACGCGCTCACCCGCATCGCCAAGGACGAACGCCGCGTCTATCGCGACCTGGAGCCGCTGGCGGTGTGACGGCGGTGTGACGGTGCGGGCCGCCGCGCTCCGCGGGCGTGGCGGCCCACCCCCGTCGGTCGGCGGGCGCGGTCAGTCGTCCAGCAGCCAGGTGAGGATGCGGGGCAGCGCGTGCAGGGCGTCGAAGTGCGCGGCGGCCGGTTCCAGGACGGCCGTCGCGCCCGGGATGCGCTGGGCGAGCCAGCGGGAGTGGCCCACCGGGGAGAAGACGTCCTTCTCCCCGTGCCACAGCATCACCGGGCTCTTGATGTCCGCAGGGTCGAATCCCCACGGGCTGCAGAACGCGAGCGCGTCGTCGATCCATCCGTACGCGGAAGTCCGCAGCGCCTCCTGGTAGTTGCGCAGCAGCATGGACCTGACGCCGGCGTCGGAGACCACCATCCGGTCGGAGTCGGTGAGCTCCCTGCGCAGGTCGTTCAGCAGCCTGACCGGGTCCTGCCTGATCTCGGCGGACCGCAGCGTGAACCGCTCCACGAGTCCCGCGGGGTCGTCGGAGGCGCTGGTGTACTCGGTGACGTTGGACGCGGCCATGCCCTCGAACCAGTCCAGGCCGTCCGCGTCCCTCGGCGCGAGGGTCACCAGCGCCGCGGCACGGGTCACCCGGTCCGGCATCAGCGCCGCACACGCCAGAGCGTGCGGCGCGCCCCCGGACCGGCCCACGACGGCGAAGCGCTCCAGGCCGAAGTCGTCCGCGATCGCCCGCACGTCCTGCGCCACATCGGCGACGCTGCGGCCCGCGAGCCGGTCCGAGCCGCCGTAGCCGGGACGGTCGTAGGCGATCAGCTGTGTGCCGCGCTGATAGAGCACCATGCCGCGCGGCGCGGGGCCGAGCCTGCTGCCCGGCGTACCGTGCAGCAGGAAGACCGGTCTGCCGCGCGGATCGCCGAGACGCTCCACCATCAGATGCCGCCCGTCCGCCGCGCGCACCCGACGTCGCACCCGAACGCCCCCTTCGCCGTACATGCCCCGTGCCGTCCATGCCCGTTGCGGACACCATGAGCTTCCCCGTCCGGCCGGTGATTACCCATCAGGCGGCCGACTGCCGGGGGCATTCACGTCGTGCTCCCGGATTCTGTGGAGAGGCTGTGAACGCAACAGTGTTGTCGTGTGCCCGTCCCGTAGTCGACCTTGTGTGCGACTGCGACGCCTCGGAATAGTGGGCGACTCATCCTCCGCGTCCGGGCACCCCACTTGCTCACGGCGCGGCCCCCACAGGAGGTAGAAGTTGAAGCACCGACGCATACCCAAGAGAAAAGCGGCAGTTGCGGGCGGCGCGGTCGTCGCCATCGTTGCCGCGGGCGTCACCTTCCAGAGCGCGAACGCCAGTGACCACACCCCGCAGTTCGACGTGAAGGCGCTCACGGCGCCTGCGGCCGGGGACCTCGCCGCCACGCTGAGGGCGGACCTGGGTGCCGAAGAGGCAGGCGCGTACTACGACGCCAAGGCCAAGGCGCTCATCGTGAACGTGCTCAGCGAGGACGCGGCGCAGACGGTGCGCGAGGCCGGCGGCAAGGCCAGGGTGGTCGAGAACACCCTCGTCGAGCTGAAGGGCGCCCGGCAGACCCTCACGGACAAGGCGACCATCCCCGGCACCTCGTGGGCGACCGACCCGGTCACCAACAAGGTCGTCGTCACCGCGGACCGCACGGTCGAGGGTGCCGACTGGGCCAAGCTTCAGGAGGTCGTCAAGGGCCTCGGCGCCAAGGCGGAGCTCAAGAAGACCGCCGGCGAGTTCAGGCCCTTCATCGCCGGCGGCGACGCCATCCACTCGGGCGGCGGGCGCTGCTCGCTCGGCTTCAACGTGGTCAAGGGTGGCGAGCCGCACTTCATCACCGCCGGGCACTGCGGGCAGTCCGGGAGCGAGTGGTCCGACTCGGCGGGCGGCCCGGCCGTCGGCACGATGGTCGACTCGCAGTTCCCCGGCAACGACTTCGCGCTGGTGAAGTACAACGGCGCCACGGAGCACCCGAGCGAGGTGAACCTCTACGACGGCGGGTCCCAGGCCATCACCCAGGCGGGCGAGGCGACCGTCGGCATGCAGGTGACGCGCAGCGGCTCCACCACGCAGGTCCACGACGGTGAGGTGACCGGCCTCGACGCCACCGTGAACTACGGCAACGGCGACATCGTCGAGGGACTCATCCAGACGAACGTCTGCGCGGAACCGGGCGACAGCGGCGGCTCCCTCTTCTCGGGTGACGCGGCGATCGGCCTCACGTCGGGCGGCAGCGGTGACTGCAGCTCGGGCGGCGAGACGTTCTTCCAGCCGGTGACGGAGGCGTTGTCGGTCCTGGGCGCGGAAATCGGCTGACGTCCTTCCTCTGCCCGGCCCACGGCCCCGCCGCTGCCACGGACAACGTGGCAGCGGCGGGGCCGTGGTTCCGGGGAGTCAGGCCCGCCTCGCGCCGGCCGCCCGCGTCGGCTCCTCCGGGCGCCGTGCCCGCATCACCGCGCACGCCAGCGTGACCGCCGAGCCCGCCACCGCCCACGCGGCGAGCACGAGCATCGGTCCGTCCGCCCCGTTCCCTCTGAAGTACGCGATGGAGCGCGCCGCGTACGTGCCCGCTCCCGGGGGCAGTGCCGGGCCGATCGCGTGCCAGAACGGGGGAAGCAGCGGGTACGGGTAGGCCCCGCCCGCGCTCGGGTTGCCGAGGACGACCACGAGCAGGATCGCCAGGCCGATGCCGACGATCCCCGCCAGTCCCTGCAGCGCCAGCGTGAGCGCTCCGACGGCGAAGACGAGCAGCGTGCCGAGGCCCCACAGCGCCCACAGGCTGCCGGGGAGCGCGTCGAGGACCGGGCCGGCGATCACCGCGCCGAGCAGTCCCGCGGCGATCGAGTACAGCAGCAGCGCGCCGAGCCGGATGACGGCGCGGGCCCCGTTGGTCGGCCGGGCGCCCGCGCTGATGGCCAGGATCGCCGCGCACAGGTAGCCGCCCACGCACCAGCCGACCACCAGGTAGAACGAGGAGAGGCCGCGCGCGTCGCCCGCGGCGCCGGGCACGACGTCCACGACCAGGACCTTGCGCCGCTGCGACTGCTCCGCCTTCCCGACGACCGTGGCGAGCGCCTCGGAGAGCGCTCCCCCCGCGCCGCCGGCGACCAGCAGCCGGTCGGTGGTGCCACGTGGGTCGATGACGAGTGCCCCGTCGATCTTTCGCTCCAGGATCTGCCGCCGCGCGGCCGCCTCGTCGCCGACGGTGCGTGGTTCCAGGGGGTCACCCGGCAGCCGGGCGAGCCGGTACAGGGCCTCGTCGGCGATCTGCGTGTCGGGCGAGGTGATCGCCAGCGCGATCACGCGCGGCTTCGGATGGTGGAAGGCGCCGATGTACGAGGTGATGAATCCGAGCTGGAGCGCCAGCACTCCGATGACCAGGATCGCGGCCCGTACGGTGACCGCGTCCTTGACCTCGTCGAGGAACCCCTTGCGCGGCTCGCCGTCCGTCTGTGCCGTCTGTGCCATGGCCCAACGCTCGACGGCGCCCGCCGGGCGCGCAGGCGGTGACGTCCGAATGGCTGAGGTAGACAGTGTCTACCCACGTGCGGTAGACAGTGTCTATGACGTCTGCGACGCAACACGACGAAAGTCTCCGCGTCAGACTGGTGGCGGCAGGGATGGAGCTGGTGGCCACCAGGGGCGTGGAAGCGCTCTCCCTGCGGGAGATCGCCCGCAGCGCGGGGGTCTCGCACGGCGCCCCGCGGCGCTACTTCCCCACCCACCTGTCCCTGCTGTCCGCGATCGCCCGGGAGGGCTTCGCCGACCTGGCGCGCAGGGCCACCGAGGTCGTCGACGGAGTCCAGAAGGACCCCCGCGCCCGGGTCGCCGCACTGTGCCGCCTCTATCTGGACTTCGCCCGGACCGACGGCGGCATGTTCGAGCTGATGTTCCGCCACGACCTGCTCAAGAGTGGTCATCTCGGTCTGCGGGAAACCAGCCTGCCGCTCTTCGGCAGGTTCGTGGACGCGGTGGCGCAGGTGCGACCGCGTCCCGGGGACGCCCCGCCGCAGGTCGTCGCGACCGCGCTGTGGGCCAATCTCCACGGCATCGCCCAGCTGTGGGGCTGGGGCAGCCTCCAGCTCGCGACGGGCACCGACGACGTGGAGCCACTGCTGCGCACCGTGCTGGACGCCCACCTCGGGCCGGACCCCCGGTGAGTACGGCCCCGAGCCCCGACCGGGCGGGACTGAGCGCCGGCCAGGGCACGGCCCCGAGCGCGGGGCGGAGTGCGGTCCATCGGCGGATCATGCTCGCCGGCAGTGTCGTCGGCGCCTCGGTCGTCGCCCTGGACGGCACCGTGCTGACCATCGTGCAGCCCGTCATGCAGCGGGATCTGCACGCGTCGTTCGAACAGGTCCAGTGGACCGGCACCGGCTATCTGATCGCGGTGGCGAGCCTGCTCGTCCTCGCCGGGCGCATCGGCGACCGGTACGGCCACCGGCAGGTCTTCGCCGTCGGTATGCTGGGCTTCGGCGCCGCGTCCGCCGGGATCGGCCTGGCGCCGGACATCGGCTGGGTGATCGCACTGCGTATCGCGCAGGGAGTCTTCGGTGCGCTGCTGCAACCGGCCACCCTCGGCATGCTGCGGGCCGCCTTTCCTCCCGACCGGCTGGGAATGCCCATCGCGCTGCGCACCAGCGCGATCGGGGCGGCGGCCGCCGCCGGGCCGGTCGTCGGCGGGGCGCTGGCCGCCGAGCTGGGGTGGCGGTCCGTCTTCCTGCTCAACGTCGCGCCTGCGCTGGTGATCGGGCTGCTCGTCCTCGCCGTGCGGGCCCCGGAGCCCGCCCCGGCGGCCAAGACGGGACTCGACCCGGTCGGAGCCTGCCTGCTCGCGGTGACCCTGGTCTGTCTGGTGCACACGCTCGTCGACATGCCGGACACCGGCCGGGCGGGCGTGACCGTGGCGGGATGCGGCGCGGCGGTCGTCGCCGGTGGCGCGTTCGTACGGCACGTACGGCGCGGCCGGAACCCGCTGGTGCCGCCGGAGATGCTCGGGTCGGCAGTGGTCGCCTCGGCGCTCGGGGTGCTGGTCTGCGCGTCGGCGGTGCTGTCCGGGGCCCTGTTCGCCGGTGTCTACTTCCTTCAGGGCGTCCTCGGGCTCGACCCCTTCCGGAGTGCTCTGCAGGCGCTGCCAGGGGCGGTGGCGGTGGTCGTGGGGGCGCCGGTGTGTGCGCTGGCGCTGCGCCGGTACGGTCCGCGCCGGACGACCGCGGTGGCGATGTCTCTCCTCCTCCTCGGCGTTCTCGTGCTCTCCCGCCTCGACCGGGCGGCGGGCGCGGTGCCGGTAGGCGGCGGGTTCTTCCTGGTGGGCGCCGGTTTCGGTGCCGCGATGGTCGCCGCGACGGCGGTCGTCGTGCGGGGCGCGCCGGCGGAGCACGCCGGGGTCGCGGGCGGGCTCCAGCAGACCGCCATGAACATCGGCCCGGCGCTGGGGGTGGCCGTGGCGACCGCGCTGATGACGCTCGCCGCACCCGGCGAGGGACCGGCCGGGCCCATGGTGATGTCCGTCTCCGCGACGGGTCCGGCGCTGACCGCTCTCGCGGCCGTGGCGGCGGCCGGTGCGCTCCTGGCGGCGGCGCTGCCGGGCCCTGCCGGTGCGGTCCCGCCGCGACCGCGCACCACTCCGTAGCCCCGCGCGGCCCCCATTGCCGCCGAGCGCGGGACGGAAAACGCGGGGCTGCGGGAAGGCTCCGAGAATGTGTCGTACGCATGTTCGAAACTGGTCTATGGTGGGAGGTGGGGGAGGTGAGAACGATTGATTCAGGAGGTGCGGATGCCTTACTTCACGCATCTGCACACCGTTTCCGGGTTCTCTGTGCGGTACGGGGCCTCCCACCCGGAGCGGCTGGCCGGCCGCGCCGCCGAGCGCGGCATGGACGCCCTCGCGCTGACCGACCGCGACACCCTGGCGGGCGCGGTCCGTTTCGTCACCGCCTGCGCCAAGGAAGGTGTACGGCCGCTGTTCGGGGTGGACCTCGCCGTGGGGGAGCGGGCGCGGCAGGAGGGGCCCGCCGAGCGGCGCCGCACCCCGGTGCGCGGCGGAGCGTTCGTCGACGAATCCTCGCCCCGCACCGTCTTCCTGGCCCGCGACCGCCGCGGCTGGGCCGACCTGTGCCGGATGATCACCGCCGCCCACGCCACCGACCAGCGCAGCCCCCTGCTGCCCTGGGACGACAACCACGGCGACGGGCTGACCGTGCTGCTCGGCCCGTCGTCCGAGGTGGGCAGGGCGCTGGCCGACGGCCGGCCCGACCGCGCGGCCAAGCTGCTCGGCCCCTGGCGGGAGCGGTACGGCGACCGGCTGCGCCTGGAGGTCGTGCACCACGGCGGGGGCGGTACCGGCCCCGGCTCGCTGCGCCATGCCGCCCGTACCCTCGGCCTCGCCGCCGAGCAGGGCGTACGACCCGTGCTGACCAACGCCGTCCGCTACGCCGACCCCGGCCAGGGCCCGGTCGCCGACGTCCTCGACGCCGCCCGCCGCCTGGTGCCGGTCGACCCGCGCAAGGGCCTCGACAGCGGTGAACGCTGGCTGAAGGACCCGGCGGCGATGGCCGCCCTCGCCGCCCGGGTCGCGGAGGCCGCCGGTTTCCGGCGTGAGCTCGCGCACCGGCTGCTCGCCGTGACGGAGGAGACGGCCGCCGAATGCATGGTCGACCCCGAGGACGATCTCGGGATCGGTAGCGTCCACTTCCCGGAGCCGGCCCTCGTCGGTGCCGAGTACCGCACCGCGCAGCGGGTGCTGGCCTCCCGGGCCGCCGCCGGAATGGTGCTGTGCGGCTACGACGGGCGGCGCGAGTACTGGGAGCGGATGCACCACGAGCTGGACATCATCGCCCATCACGGCTTCGCCTCCTACTTCCTGACGGTCGCTCAGGTCGTGGACGACGTGAAGGGCATGGGTATCCGGGTCGCGGCGCGCGGGTCCGGGGCCGGTTCCCTGGTCAACCACCTCCTCGGCATCGCGCACGCCGACCCGGTCGAGCACGGGCTGCTGATGGAGCGCTTCCTGTCCAAGCGGCGGCGTGTCCTGCCCGACATCGACATCGACGTGGAGTCCGCCCGCAGGCTCGAGGTCTACCGGGAGATCATCGGCCGCTTCGGCGAGGAGCGGGTCGCGACCGTCGCCATGCCGGAGACCTACCGGGTCCGGCACGCGATCCGGGACGTGGGCGCCGCCCTGTCCATGGACCCGGCGGAGATCGACAAGCTCGCCAAGTCCTTCCCGCACATCCGGGCACGCGACGCCCGCGCGGCCCTGGCCGAACTGCCGGAACTGCGGGAGGTGGCAAAGGAGTCGAAGCGGCGGGAACGGATGTGGGAGCTGGTCGAGGCGCTGGACGCGCTGCCCCGCGGGGTCGCCATGCACCCGTGCGGCGTGCTGCTCTCCGACGCCTCGCTGCTCACCCGCACGCCGGTGATGCCGACCAGCGGCGAAGGCTTCCCCATGTCCCAGTTCGACAAGGACGACGTGGAGGAGCTCGGGCTGCTCAAGCTCGACGTCCTCGGGGTGCGGATGCAGTCGGCGATGGCGCACGCGGTCGCCGAGGTGCACAGGGCCACCGGCGAGGAGGTCGACGTCGACGCCGTGCCGCCGGGCGACCCGGCCACCTACCGGCTCATCAAGTCGACCGAGACGCTGGGCTGTTTCCAGATCGAGTCGCCCGGTCAGCGCGACCTGGTGGGACGGCTTCAGCCGGAGACCTTCGGCGACCTGGTCGTCGACATCTCGCTGTTCCGTCCGGGGCCGGTCGCGGCCGACATGGTGCGGCCGTTCATCGAGGCCAGGCACGGCCGGGCGCCCGCACGCTATCCGCATCCCGACCTGGAAGGGCCGCTGCGGGAGACGTACGGAGTGGTCGTCTTCCATGAGCAGATCATCGAGATCCTGGACATCATGACCGGCTGCGGCCGGGACGAGGCCGACCGGGTGCGGCGCGGTCTCTCCGACCCCGAGTCGCAGGGGAAGATCAAGGCCTGGTTCGCGCAGAACGCCGGGGCGAAGGGCTACACGCCCGAGGTGATCGGCCGCACCTGGGAGATCATCGAGGCCTTCGGGTCGTACGGCTTCTGCAAGGCGCACGCGGTCGCGTTCGCCGTTCCCACGTACCAGTCGGCCTGGCTCAAGGCGCACCACCCGGCGGCCTTCTACGCCGGGCTGCTCACCCACGACCCCGGGATGTATCCGAAACGGCTGCTGCTGGCGGATGCGCGGCGGCGCGGGGTGCCGGTGCTGCCGCTGGATGTGAACCGGTCTGCGGTCGCTCACCGAATCGAACTGGTGTCTGATGACGTGTCGTCCCGGGCAGGTGCCGGGACCGGTCCTGGCACCGGTCGCGGCGCCCGGCTCGGCCCCGGTCCTGGCGCTGTCGCCGGTTCCCGTCCTGGACCCGGTCCTGGTCCCGGTGCTCTCGTCGGCTCCCGTCCTGGACCCGGTCCTGGTCCCGGTGCTCTCGTCGGCTCCCGTCCTGGACAGGGCCGTTGGGGGCTGCGGCTCGCGCTCTCCGACGTCCATGGCATCAGCGAGGCGGAGGCGGCGCGCATCGAGGCGGGACAGCCGTACTCATCGCTGCTGGACTTCTGGCAGCGGGCCTGCCCCTCGCGGCCGGTCGCCGAGCGGCTGGCCCAGGTCGGCGCGCTCGACGCCTTCGGCGCCAACCGCCGCGATCTGCTGCTGCACCTCGCCGAACTGCACCGCACCCAGCGCGGCGCCGCGTCCTACGGCAGCCAGCTCCCGCTGACGCAGGGGCAGAAGACCGCACCGGTCGGGCTGCCCGACCTGGGGGACGCGGAACGCCTCAGTGCCGAGCTGGGTGTGCTCGGCATGGACGCCTCCCGCCACCTGATGGCCGATCACCAGGCCTTCCTGGCTGAGCTCGGCGTGCTCTCCGCGCAGCGGCTGCGTGATGCCCCACACGGGCGGACGGTGCTCGTCGCGGGCGCCAAGGCGGCCACCCAGACACCGCCGATCCGCTCCGGCAAGCGGGTCATCTTCACCACGCTCGACGACGGCACCGGCCTGGTGGACCTCGCCTTCTTCGACGACAGCCACGCCGCCTGCGCCCACACCGTCTTCCATTCCTGGCTGCTGCTGGTGCGTGGTGTGGTGCAGCGGCGC
Coding sequences within it:
- the fsxC gene encoding FxsC protein; translated protein: MLASCRVFVPLFSPRYFASEMCGKEWYAFAQRAIYHHAKSNRPAEAIVPALWVPMPPEQLPGPAERLQFNHRAFGDRYVTDGLYGLIKLRIFAEEYEAAVYELAKRIVSVADTIRLAPGSPVEFRQAPSAFGRPSLGPRPMHVTVAAPTSHDLPPGRSADYYGKQSQDWNPYHPDSARPLAYVAQDLVRSLNYQPTVSSFDHEPLPAAGQPPTRPEILLIDRWALENDERCRKLAAFDAHPHPWVSVVVPWNRDDPDSRDAEAELIEKLERTMPHQMSHGRAACQAAAKGVYSMEAFGHLLPQVAEAAAQEYLRHAEAFPPAPPGGGSHSERPRLRGPMADYSTTHYVPNMRDIAPDAEDTDDSQS
- the fxsT gene encoding FxSxx-COOH system tetratricopeptide repeat protein, producing MTASRDGRIVTFYSYKGGTGRTMAMANVAWILAANGKRVLAVDWDLEAPGLHRFFHPFLDPSTLGATTGVIDLITEYAWAATNPEPRRVDWHLDYARIQPHAVSLTPESLGWEFPEGGTLDFVSAGKQNREYSATVSTFDWDNFYDRLGGGHFFDALRDDMKANYDYVLIDSRTGLSDIADICTVHLPDVLVDCFTLSDQSIDGAAAVARQIDERYGGRGIRIFPVPMRIDEGEKEKADAGRALARLKFDRFPTGMTGEEATAYWGAVEIPYRPYYAYEETLATFGDEAGLTSSLLSAFERLTAVVTDQQVTAMPPVNEDVRLRIRDAFTRRRPALPADLFLSYVAENRMWADWVEYVLSRAGFRVVPRDVSAEHDPVEVDAAAAENAARTVVLLSSAYLKSARAVEVFQRAAAEDPSGGRRHLLPIRVGDVRLTTPYIDRNPVDLFRLDEVHATGALLRALDRPVQLPEPSSPGPRFPGTVPKIWNAPPRNPGFTGRSVVLERMRDQLGGGMAVAAVLPQPQTLYGLGGVGKTQVALEYVHRFMADYDLVWWISSEQPDDVVAGLAELAVRLGAQGGEDMAAASQEAIDLLRRGVPSSRWLLVFDNADDPEQLKRFFPAGGPGHVLVTSRNQTWSQYGDALPVDVFLREESIEHIQRRARGLSAEDADQVATAVGDLPLAVEQAAAWIAETATPVSSYLEQLREQAASVLALNQPAGYPEPVAATWNVSIERLKERSPAAVRLLQLCAFFAPEPISANLLYSKEMIDALKPYDASLQEKLVLGRVIREIGRFALAKVDQVSNSIQVHRLVQAVIRAQLSEEEQMDARHAVHRILAGARPDDDEPIDNPETWPRFNTIWPHLGPSEARYCKEPETRRLLIDRVRYLWKRGDWKTAYTLAGDLREAWKDMLGNDDLQYLYLRFHLSNILRSQGRYVEAKELDEVTLERQRAVLGASHPHTYMTTSGLAMDLGTLGEYGRAMELATEAHEGFSQIFHESHPRTLAAANNLALNLRMVGQYARAREIDQEVFDRRTEVLGPEHPYTLSSAMNLARDLREVGRYEDSVSVLSRTYEVYKEQLGRAFPGTLAAGKSLAVSLRRAGRLEDARRLTTATRNRYRAKYTSANPDSLACDLNLAADLFAAGEPVAARDLAQEVVDQYRQVPGERHPYTLAAINNLGIYEWGCGTPETAERLLQDVVAAMREVLGEDHPHALYSTINLANALADLGLCDEALAIERRTVDRLREVLGARHPEVLGIASNMSVTLGLLGRKDEAAQLRVETVEELQRLLGDEHALTRIAKDERRVYRDLEPLAV
- a CDS encoding alpha/beta fold hydrolase, which gives rise to MRRRVRAADGRHLMVERLGDPRGRPVFLLHGTPGSRLGPAPRGMVLYQRGTQLIAYDRPGYGGSDRLAGRSVADVAQDVRAIADDFGLERFAVVGRSGGAPHALACAALMPDRVTRAAALVTLAPRDADGLDWFEGMAASNVTEYTSASDDPAGLVERFTLRSAEIRQDPVRLLNDLRRELTDSDRMVVSDAGVRSMLLRNYQEALRTSAYGWIDDALAFCSPWGFDPADIKSPVMLWHGEKDVFSPVGHSRWLAQRIPGATAVLEPAAAHFDALHALPRILTWLLDD